One genomic region from Solwaraspora sp. WMMD792 encodes:
- a CDS encoding endonuclease/exonuclease/phosphatase family protein, with translation MTAPQTSPIPQPPASTRRRPAGWLVWPLVLPGLLWAVLRLAGWEYGPLVQLLAFTPYVAAWTVVPLAVAVWSRRRWASGAALLAVVLLAVAVLPRAVPDGGRTATAADGVTVRVATANLLAGAADLTVLMELLRRERVDVLAMQEFTPAAEAELDRLGVGDLLPYRRADPEVGTTGSAVYARWPVTDDGVRRNVGGFAQSYGTVRPPGSGPVRVESAHPMAPFALHTLSSWRADLAGQPRPDPQGPPRILAGDFNATLDHAALRRLIATGYIDAADATGDGLVGTWGPYDGSPIPPVTLDRVLVDDRIGVRSVTVHRVPGSDHRMVVAGLVLPAA, from the coding sequence GTGACCGCGCCGCAGACCAGCCCCATCCCGCAGCCCCCGGCCAGCACCCGGCGCCGGCCGGCCGGTTGGCTGGTGTGGCCGCTGGTGCTGCCGGGGCTGCTCTGGGCGGTGCTGCGGCTGGCCGGCTGGGAGTACGGCCCGCTGGTGCAGCTGCTCGCGTTCACCCCGTACGTGGCGGCTTGGACGGTTGTTCCGCTGGCGGTGGCGGTCTGGTCCCGGCGGCGGTGGGCGAGCGGCGCCGCGCTGCTGGCGGTGGTGCTGCTCGCCGTCGCGGTGCTGCCCCGGGCGGTGCCGGACGGCGGCCGGACCGCGACCGCCGCCGACGGGGTCACGGTCCGGGTCGCCACGGCGAACCTGCTGGCCGGGGCGGCGGACCTGACGGTGCTGATGGAGTTGCTGCGCCGGGAGCGGGTGGACGTGCTGGCGATGCAGGAGTTCACTCCGGCGGCCGAGGCCGAGCTGGACCGGCTCGGCGTCGGCGACCTGTTGCCGTACCGCCGGGCCGATCCGGAGGTGGGGACCACCGGGTCGGCGGTCTACGCGCGCTGGCCGGTCACCGACGACGGGGTACGGCGCAACGTGGGCGGCTTCGCCCAGTCGTACGGCACGGTCCGCCCGCCGGGCAGCGGGCCGGTGCGGGTCGAGTCGGCGCACCCGATGGCGCCGTTCGCGCTGCACACCCTGTCGTCGTGGCGGGCCGACCTGGCCGGGCAGCCCCGCCCCGACCCGCAGGGCCCGCCGCGAATCCTGGCCGGCGACTTCAACGCCACCCTGGACCACGCGGCGCTGCGCCGGCTGATCGCCACCGGCTACATCGACGCCGCCGACGCGACCGGCGACGGGCTGGTCGGCACCTGGGGGCCGTACGACGGCAGCCCGATCCCGCCGGTGACGCTGGACCGGGTGCTGGTGGACGACCGGATCGGGGTGCGGTCGGTGACCGTGCACCGGGTGCCCGGCAGCGACCACCGGATGGTCGTCGCCGGGCTGGTGCTGCCGGCCGCTTGA
- a CDS encoding MoxR family ATPase — MTTTEPQVSTDQPADATPAAAALEQALFEVKRVIVGQDRLVERLLTALLANGHCLLEGVPGIAKTLAAQTLAVAVGGSFSRIQFTPDLVPSDIVGTRIYRASTESFDVELGPVMANLVLADEINRAPAKVQSALLEAMAERQVSIGGRSYPVPDPFLVLATQNPIESEGVYQLPEAQRDRFLMKVVVDYPTDEEELGILYRMGVDRPQPRQVLDAATLCTMQQQAREVFVHHALAEYIVRLVLATRRPQLFGLPELTGLLAYGASPRATLGLVAAARGLALLRGRDYVLPEDVRELATDVLAHRLVLSFDAVADGVDAGSIVRRLIQVVPPPRIAPAHDQRPGLAAVA; from the coding sequence ATGACGACGACCGAGCCACAAGTCAGTACGGACCAGCCAGCCGACGCCACTCCGGCCGCGGCCGCGCTGGAGCAGGCGCTGTTCGAGGTCAAACGGGTGATCGTCGGGCAGGACCGGCTGGTCGAGCGGCTGCTCACCGCGTTGCTCGCCAACGGACACTGCCTGCTGGAGGGCGTACCGGGGATCGCCAAGACCCTCGCGGCGCAGACCCTCGCGGTCGCCGTCGGCGGCAGCTTCTCCCGGATCCAGTTCACCCCCGACCTGGTGCCCTCCGACATCGTCGGCACCCGGATCTACCGGGCGTCGACCGAGTCGTTCGACGTCGAGCTCGGACCGGTGATGGCCAACCTGGTGCTCGCCGACGAGATCAACCGGGCGCCGGCCAAGGTGCAGTCGGCGCTGCTCGAGGCGATGGCCGAGCGGCAGGTCTCGATCGGCGGCCGCAGCTACCCGGTGCCGGACCCGTTCCTGGTGCTGGCCACCCAGAACCCGATCGAGTCCGAGGGGGTCTACCAGCTTCCGGAGGCGCAACGGGACCGGTTCCTGATGAAGGTCGTGGTCGACTACCCGACCGACGAGGAGGAGCTCGGCATCCTCTACCGGATGGGGGTGGACCGTCCGCAGCCCCGCCAGGTGCTGGACGCGGCCACCCTGTGCACCATGCAGCAGCAGGCCCGGGAGGTGTTCGTCCATCACGCGCTCGCCGAGTACATCGTCCGGCTGGTGCTGGCCACCCGCCGCCCGCAACTGTTCGGGCTGCCGGAGCTGACCGGGCTGCTGGCGTACGGTGCCAGCCCGCGCGCCACCCTCGGCCTGGTCGCCGCCGCCCGGGGCCTGGCGTTGCTGCGCGGCCGCGACTACGTGCTGCCCGAGGACGTCCGGGAACTCGCCACCGACGTGCTCGCCCACCGGCTGGTGCTCTCCTTCGACGCGGTCGCGGACGGCGTCGACGCCGGGTCGATCGTCCGCCGGCTGATCCAGGTGGTCCCGCCGCCGCGGATCGCGCCGGCCCACGACCAGCGACCCGGACTGGCGGCTGTCGCGTGA
- a CDS encoding DUF58 domain-containing protein, which produces MTGDGPLGPATLPELTPPETLRRLELTVTRRLDGLLHGQHLGLLPGAGSEPAGSREYRPGEDEVRRMDWAVTARTTVPHVREVDADRELTCWLLVDGTASMDFGTGELEKRELAVAAVAAVGFLTAGTGNAVGAQLIGAGGVRRFPARTGRDHLLHLLRAMLAAPRVPAGGSGRDAPPPLADGIDGIRRAATRRGLAVVVSDFLDGLPDDPAGRPDWERSLRRLAAGHQVLAIEVTDPRELDLPDVGVITVEDPETGRRREISTASQDLRRRYAEAAAEQRGQVAGAIRRAGAAHLALRTDRDWVADIVRHVHRQRQLAGCPPARPAPVPAGGL; this is translated from the coding sequence GTGACCGGCGACGGCCCGCTCGGTCCGGCCACCCTGCCGGAGCTGACCCCACCGGAGACGCTGCGCCGGCTGGAGCTGACCGTCACCCGGCGGCTCGACGGCCTGCTGCACGGCCAGCACCTGGGCCTGCTGCCCGGTGCCGGCAGCGAACCCGCCGGCAGCCGGGAGTACCGGCCCGGTGAGGACGAGGTACGCCGGATGGACTGGGCGGTCACCGCCCGGACCACCGTGCCGCACGTCCGCGAGGTCGACGCCGACCGGGAGCTGACCTGCTGGCTGCTGGTCGACGGGACGGCCAGCATGGACTTCGGCACCGGCGAGCTGGAGAAGCGGGAACTGGCGGTGGCGGCGGTCGCCGCGGTCGGCTTCCTGACCGCCGGCACCGGCAATGCGGTCGGGGCGCAGCTGATCGGGGCGGGCGGCGTTCGCCGGTTTCCGGCCCGGACCGGCCGGGACCATCTGCTGCATCTGCTCCGTGCGATGCTCGCGGCGCCCCGGGTACCGGCCGGCGGGTCCGGCCGGGACGCGCCGCCGCCGCTGGCCGACGGGATCGACGGGATCCGGCGGGCGGCCACCCGGCGCGGGTTGGCGGTGGTGGTCTCCGACTTCCTCGACGGACTGCCGGACGACCCGGCCGGCCGGCCGGACTGGGAACGGTCGCTGCGCCGGCTCGCCGCCGGGCACCAGGTGCTGGCGATCGAGGTGACCGACCCCCGGGAACTCGACCTGCCCGACGTCGGGGTGATCACCGTCGAGGACCCGGAGACCGGCCGCCGCCGGGAGATCAGCACCGCCAGCCAGGACCTGCGGCGACGGTACGCCGAGGCCGCCGCCGAACAGCGTGGCCAGGTGGCCGGGGCGATCCGCCGGGCCGGCGCGGCCCATCTGGCGCTGCGCACCGACCGGGACTGGGTGGCCGACATCGTCCGGCACGTGCACCGCCAACGGCAACTGGCCGGCTGCCCACCGGCCCGTCCCGCCCCGGTACCGGCAGGAGGACTCTGA
- a CDS encoding VWA domain-containing protein encodes MTWQSPERLWLLAAVAALAGGYLLMQRRGARYAVRFTNLRLLDRVAPQRPAWRRHLPAGLFLAMLALLVAGFARPMDEVRVPRERATVMVAVDVSTSMLANDVRPDRLSAAKRSAHEFVDDLPAQFNVGLVAFAGNASVLVGPGTDREALGAGIDRLAEGITGAQGTAIGEAIKTSLEAIRSLDAQAAEEVPPARIVLLSDGANTSGRSPESAAAEAVEAGIPIDTISVGTAAGYIDYGGGRPLRVPVDGENLEAVAELTGGAYHEAASSSQLSAVYADIGTSVGYRLELADVSARFIGFGLLLAVAAAGTSLLWFSRLP; translated from the coding sequence ATGACCTGGCAGTCCCCGGAGCGGCTGTGGCTGCTCGCCGCGGTTGCCGCGCTGGCCGGCGGTTACCTGCTGATGCAACGGCGCGGTGCCCGGTACGCGGTCCGGTTCACCAACCTGCGGCTGCTGGACCGGGTGGCACCGCAGCGTCCGGCCTGGCGTCGGCATCTGCCGGCCGGGCTGTTCCTGGCGATGCTGGCGCTGCTGGTGGCCGGGTTCGCCCGGCCGATGGACGAGGTCCGGGTGCCCCGGGAACGGGCCACGGTGATGGTGGCGGTGGACGTGTCCACCTCGATGCTGGCCAACGACGTACGACCGGACCGGCTCAGCGCGGCCAAACGGTCGGCGCACGAGTTCGTCGACGACCTGCCGGCGCAGTTCAACGTCGGCCTGGTGGCGTTCGCCGGCAACGCCTCGGTGCTGGTCGGGCCGGGCACCGACCGGGAGGCGCTGGGCGCCGGCATCGACCGGCTCGCCGAGGGGATCACCGGGGCCCAGGGCACCGCCATCGGCGAGGCGATCAAGACGTCGTTGGAGGCGATCCGGTCGCTGGACGCGCAGGCCGCCGAGGAGGTCCCGCCGGCCCGGATCGTGCTGCTGTCCGACGGGGCGAACACCTCCGGGCGGTCGCCGGAGTCGGCGGCGGCCGAGGCGGTGGAGGCCGGGATCCCGATCGACACCATTTCGGTCGGGACCGCCGCCGGATACATCGACTACGGCGGCGGCCGGCCGCTGCGGGTGCCGGTGGACGGCGAGAACCTCGAAGCGGTGGCCGAGTTGACCGGCGGCGCCTACCACGAGGCGGCCAGCAGCAGCCAGTTGAGCGCGGTCTACGCCGACATCGGCACCTCGGTCGGCTACCGGCTGGAGCTGGCCGACGTGTCGGCCCGGTTCATCGGATTCGGGCTACTGCTCGCCGTGGCCGCCGCCGGGACCTCGCTGTTGTGGTTCTCCCGGTTGCCCTGA
- a CDS encoding trypsin-like peptidase domain-containing protein, producing the protein MTVPTGLGEPRGPWFVSPDADRWPGLDGSAVPPAPSPPRRWRRRLLTVAAVLTLSAASGGLAGAVVAGWGGDAGQPATLPSPSATPGVSPDLVAAAAKVLPGVVSVQVERGSMISGGSGFAIDDQHHIITNDHILDGDSEPGTPLNGHQVSVVAQDGRRIVAEVVGRDPGSDIAVLRVPSSAGLRPLALAQPGATQVGESVLAVGSPLGLSGTVTAGIVSALDREVMLGNGGRQTAVQTDASINPGNSGGPLVNVDGEVIGVNTAIATLEGVGSIGIGFAIPIHRAEQTADEIIRRGG; encoded by the coding sequence ATGACTGTGCCTACCGGGTTGGGCGAGCCGCGTGGCCCGTGGTTCGTCTCGCCGGACGCGGACCGTTGGCCGGGGCTGGACGGCTCCGCCGTACCGCCGGCACCGAGCCCGCCGCGACGGTGGCGTCGCCGGCTGCTGACCGTCGCCGCGGTGCTCACCCTGTCGGCGGCGTCCGGCGGGCTGGCCGGCGCGGTGGTCGCCGGCTGGGGCGGCGACGCGGGACAGCCGGCGACTTTGCCGTCGCCGTCGGCCACCCCCGGGGTGTCGCCGGATCTGGTGGCGGCGGCGGCCAAGGTGCTGCCCGGCGTGGTGTCGGTCCAGGTCGAACGGGGCAGCATGATCTCCGGTGGGTCCGGCTTCGCGATCGACGACCAGCATCACATCATCACCAACGACCACATCCTGGACGGCGACAGCGAACCGGGGACTCCGCTCAACGGCCACCAGGTCAGCGTCGTCGCCCAGGACGGTCGGCGGATCGTCGCCGAGGTGGTCGGCCGGGACCCGGGCAGCGACATCGCGGTGCTGCGGGTGCCGTCGTCCGCCGGTCTTCGTCCGCTGGCCCTGGCCCAGCCCGGCGCCACCCAGGTCGGCGAGTCGGTCCTGGCGGTCGGCTCCCCGCTCGGCCTGTCCGGCACGGTCACCGCCGGGATCGTCAGCGCCCTGGACCGTGAGGTGATGCTCGGCAACGGCGGGCGGCAGACCGCGGTGCAGACCGACGCGTCGATCAACCCCGGCAACTCGGGTGGGCCGCTGGTCAACGTCGACGGCGAGGTGATCGGGGTGAACACCGCCATCGCCACGTTGGAGGGTGTCGGGTCGATCGGCATCGGCTTCGCCATCCCGATCCACCGGGCCGAACAGACGGCCGACGAGATCATCCGGCGGGGCGGCTGA